A DNA window from Jaculus jaculus isolate mJacJac1 chromosome 1, mJacJac1.mat.Y.cur, whole genome shotgun sequence contains the following coding sequences:
- the Rgs4 gene encoding regulator of G-protein signaling 4 isoform X2 — protein sequence MCKGLAGLPASCLRSAKDMKHRLGFLLQKSDSCEHNSSHSKKEKVVVCQRVSQEEVKKWAESLENLINHECEPGFMYQGGNKPEHAGAYNNLL from the exons ATGTGCAAAGGACTTGCAGGCCTGCCTGCCTCCTGCCTGAGGAG CGCAAAGGATATGAAACACCGACTGGGTTTCCTGCTACAGAAGTCTGATTCCTGTGAGCACAATTCCTCCCATAGCAAGAAGGAGAAAGTGGTAGTCTGCCAGAG GGTGAGCCAAGAAGAAGTCAAGAAATGGGCTGAATCACTGGAAAATCTGATTAACCATGAAT GTGAACCTGGATTCATGTACCAGGGAGGAAACAAGCCGGAACATGCGGGAGCCTACAATAACCTGCTTTGA
- the Rgs4 gene encoding regulator of G-protein signaling 4 isoform X1 translates to MCKGLAGLPASCLRSAKDMKHRLGFLLQKSDSCEHNSSHSKKEKVVVCQRVSQEEVKKWAESLENLINHECGLAAFKAFLKSEYSEENIDFWISCEEYKKIKSPSKLSPKAKKIYNEFISVQATKEVNLDSCTREETSRNMREPTITCFDEAQKKIFHLMEKDSYRRFLKSRFYLDLANPSSCGAEKQKGAKSSADCTSLLPQYA, encoded by the exons ATGTGCAAAGGACTTGCAGGCCTGCCTGCCTCCTGCCTGAGGAG CGCAAAGGATATGAAACACCGACTGGGTTTCCTGCTACAGAAGTCTGATTCCTGTGAGCACAATTCCTCCCATAGCAAGAAGGAGAAAGTGGTAGTCTGCCAGAG GGTGAGCCAAGAAGAAGTCAAGAAATGGGCTGAATCACTGGAAAATCTGATTAACCATGAAT GTGGGCTGGCAGCCTTCAAAGCATTCCTAAAGTCTGAGTACAGTGAAGAGAATATTGACTTCTGGATCAGCTGTGAAGAATACAAGAAAATCAAGTCACCCTCCAAGCTAAGTCCCAAGGCCAAGAAGATCTACAATGAGTTCATCTCAGTGCAAGCAACCAAAGAG GTGAACCTGGATTCATGTACCAGGGAGGAAACAAGCCGGAACATGCGGGAGCCTACAATAACCTGCTTTGATGAAGCCCAGAAGAAGATTTTCCACCTGATGGAGAAGGATTCCTATCGGCGTTTCCTCAAGTCCCGATTCTACCTTGATCTGGCCAATCCTTCCAGCTGTGGGGCAGAGAAGCAGAAAGGAGCCAAGAGTTCTGCAGACTGTACTTCCCTGCTCCCTCAGTATGCCTAA